A genomic stretch from Lepisosteus oculatus isolate fLepOcu1 chromosome 7, fLepOcu1.hap2, whole genome shotgun sequence includes:
- the LOC102693429 gene encoding hyaluronidase-5-like yields the protein MSQRLLHLKELLRKSTDKKDKTPKTNRYYTTNYLKIHWQWKSSLCDYSLPGLAVLDFEEWRPQWIRNWGSKDIYRNLSLYLVMQQDLTLTFAEAEDAAREEFEKAAIRYFKDSLRLGKASKPNRLWGYYLYPDCYNYEYTDDLTDYSGNCPDIEIARNNDLMWLWEESTALYPSIYLEIILKNTFKAALYVRHRIQESMRVSMLPKKNYSIPIYAYIRLVFKNSDQDYLSEFDLVNTIGEAAALGSAGVIAWGDMNVTESKQRNFVALSSAMTMEDASERNGTPVTTYTWIPGDL from the exons ATGTCACAAAGGCTCCTGCATTTGAAAGAGTTGCTCAGGAAGTCAACTGACAAAAAGGATAAAACGCCAAAAACAAACAG GTACTACACAACCAATTATTTGAAAATCCACTGGCAATGGAAATCTTCCCTTTGCGACTATTCTTTG CCTGGCCTAGCTGTACTCGATTTTGAAGAGTGGAGACCACAATGGATACGAAACTGGGGTAGCAAGGACATCTACAGAAATCTGTCGTTATATCTGGTTATGCAACAAGATCTTACCTTAACCTTTGCCGAAGCTGAAGATGCTGCCAGAGAAGAGTTTGAAAAAGCAGCAATAAGGTATTTCAAGGATTCTTTGAGGCTTGGAAAGGCATCAAAGCCTAACCGTCTTTGGGGCTACTACCTGTATCCAGATTGCTATAATTACGAATACACTGATGATTTAACTGATTATTCTGGTAATTGCCCTGATATTGAAATTGCAAGAAATAATGACTTAATGTGGCTTTGGGAGGAGTCCACAGCTCTTTACCCCTCAATATATCTGGAAATAATATTGAAGAACACTTTTAAAGCTGCTTTATATGTCCGACACCGTATCCAAGAATCCATGAGAGTCTCAATGCTTCCCAAGAAAAATTACTCTATTCCCATCTATGCATATATTCGCCTGGTGTTTAAAAACAGCGATCAAGATTACCTTTCTGAG tttgactTGGTGAACACTATTGGGGAAGCAGCTGCTTTGGGTTCAGCTGGTGTTATTGCATGGGGAGACATGAATGTTACAGAGAGTAAG CAGCGAAATTTTGTAGCACTGTCCTCTGCAATGACAATGGAAGATGCGTCAGAAAGAAATGGAACACCAGTGACTACCTACACTTGGATCCCAGGAGATTTATAA